One window of the Passer domesticus isolate bPasDom1 chromosome W, bPasDom1.hap1, whole genome shotgun sequence genome contains the following:
- the LOC135289133 gene encoding uncharacterized protein LOC135289133, with protein sequence MVIFGHKGGVMNFTMFMCFVSLPMVLNDKTNLPVSQPGKNVWEVLAQAANLDSICLTHSRPGRPFSACMIGLPVSEWLIPGHTAIEISQVVKDPVNEWCAWTHLLPVASSEPQELEIFGSMTMNVCMKFEISDTSKPNKTIDVTPSHEFYRNASAWCNNTMVTDRGSFQVPVQLPRGFFLICGDRIWHGILANAKGGPCSIGKISMLTPDSKMQREQENKEKRSLQHFDENCDDKVYTWSKASRIATAIFSPQTASRVALTQLDHMGCWLSKHAQSISLALSDMLQDMNSVRQATLQNRAAIDYLLLAHGHGCKEFEGMGCMNLSDHSRSIHENIKKIEDSVKELGEITGSWIEDMAKFFDLSPLGKEFLKIGFQILMVLIFLMIVIPCILLCVQGVMSRAAKKVLLVQTEGGDV encoded by the coding sequence ATGGTGATATTTGGTCATAAAGGTGGGGTGATGAACTTCACaatgttcatgtgttttgtctcattgcCAATGGTTTTGAACGACAAAACAAATTTGCCGGTCAGTCAGCCAGGGAAAAATGTTTGGGAAGTTTTAGCCCAGGCAGCGAATTTAGATAGCATCTGCCTGACACACTCCAGACCAGGGAGACCATTCTCAGCATGCATGATTGGGTTGCCAGTGAGCGAATGGCTGATTCCAGGACACACCGCAATTGAGATCTCACAGGTTGTTAAAGATCCTGTGAATGAGTGGTGTGCTTGGACACATCTTCTTCCTGTGGCTTCTTCCGAACCTCAGGAATTGGAGATTTTCGGGTCCATGACAATGAATGTATGCATGAAATTTGAGATTTCAGATACatcaaagccaaacaaaactattGATGTCACTCCCAGTCATGAATTTTACAGAAATGCGTCAGCCTGGTGCAACAACACCATGGTGACAGACAGAGGGTCATTCCAAGTTCCAGTGCAATTGCCAAGGGGattctttttgatttgtggAGACAGGATTTGGCATGGTATTCTTGCGAATGCCAAGGGAGGTCCATGCAGCATTGGAAAAATTTCAATGTTGACACCAGATTCAAAAATGCAGAGAgagcaagaaaataaagaaaaaagatctttaCAGCATTTTGATGAGAATTGTGATGACAAAGTTTACACTTGGAGCAAGGCAAGCAGAATTGCGACAGCAATTTTCTCACCTCAAACAGCATCGCGGGTTGCCTTGACTCAATTGGATCATATGGGTTGTTGGCTGAGCAAACATGCTCAATCAATCTCTCTTGCACTGAGTGACATGTTGCAAGACATGAACAGTGTAAGACAGGcaactctgcaaaacagagcagcaatcgattATCTTTTGCTCGCTCATGGTCATGGATGCAAAGAGTTTGAAGGAATGGGTTGTATGAATCTCTCTGACCATTCCAGGTCAATTCatgaaaatatcaaaaaaatAGAGGACAGTGTAAAGGAACTTGGCGAGATCACTGGGTCTTGGATTGAGGACATGGCAAAGTTTTTTGACCTTTCACCTTTGGGAAAAGAGTTTTTGAAGATAGGGTTTCAGATTTTGATGGTTCTCATATTCCTCATGATTGTAATTCCAtgcattcttttgtgtgtgcAGGGTGTCATGAGTCGAGCTGCAAAGAAGGTGCTTTTGGTGCAaacagaagggggagatgtgtga